The following are from one region of the bacterium genome:
- a CDS encoding rhomboid family intramembrane serine protease, translating to MIPLRDNIPSRRYPFVTVALISLNVVAFLYEAALTPEQKLRLFYALGMVPYRLFHPDVHPGLPFFITLFTSLFLHGGWLHLLGNMLFLWIFGDNVEDRLGHFKFLLFYLAGGVIANICQFIIGPFSKVPVIGASGAISAVMGAYFVLFPFARISSIVFIFFFFTIAEIPAFLYLFFWFTWQVLEGLFVLPFAGDIGGIAFWAHIGGFAFGYLYARYFLPYSRRFY from the coding sequence TTGATTCCCCTAAGAGATAATATCCCCTCCCGAAGATATCCCTTTGTAACCGTTGCCCTCATTTCCCTCAATGTCGTCGCATTTCTCTACGAAGCAGCCCTAACGCCGGAGCAAAAGCTCCGGCTTTTTTATGCTCTCGGTATGGTTCCCTATCGCCTCTTCCATCCCGATGTCCACCCCGGACTCCCCTTCTTCATAACCCTCTTCACCTCCCTCTTCCTCCACGGTGGATGGCTTCACCTCTTGGGCAATATGCTCTTCCTCTGGATATTCGGTGATAATGTTGAGGACAGATTGGGACATTTCAAGTTCCTTCTCTTCTATCTCGCTGGCGGGGTTATAGCGAATATATGTCAATTCATAATAGGACCATTCTCAAAGGTGCCTGTGATAGGAGCGAGCGGAGCGATTTCCGCCGTTATGGGTGCCTATTTCGTCCTCTTCCCCTTCGCCCGCATATCCTCCATCGTTTTCATCTTCTTCTTTTTCACTATAGCGGAAATCCCCGCCTTCCTCTACCTATTTTTCTGGTTCACTTGGCAGGTATTGGAAGGGCTTTTCGTTCTGCCCTTCGCGGGAGATATCGGAGGAATCGCCTTTTGGGCACATATCGGCGGCTTCGCCTTCGGCTACCTCTACGCCCGCTACTTCCTCCCTTATAGCCGTAGATTTTACTGA